The Pseudonocardia sp. HH130630-07 DNA window CCGGCGTCGTAGAGGCGCAGCATCCGGACGATGTCGTACTGCGGGTTCGACGAGCCGAACAGCGTCCCCTTGATCGTCTTCTGGTTGAAGACCAGGTCCGACCCGGAGACGTGCACGGTCAGCTCGGCCGGGTCGGCCACGCCGGTGACGACGACGGTGCTGCCCTTGCCGATCACGCCGAAGGCGTCGGAGACGACCTGCTCGGTCATCACACCGACCGTGCAGATGGCCTGGTCCGCGCCCTCCCCCCAGGTCAGCTCCCGGGTCGCCGTCGCCGCCTCCTCGGCGGTGGCGAACACGTGGGTCACACCGAAGCCGAGCGCCGTCGTGCGCTTGAACTCGACCGGATCGACGCCGATCACGTACTTCGCACCCGCGTGCGCGGCCCCCTGCAGGGCGTTCATGCCGACACCACCGAGCCCGTAGACGACGACGGTGTCGCCGGGCCGGACGCCGCCGGCGTTGACCGCGCTCCCCCAGCCGGTGGGGACGCCGCATCCCACGAGGACCGCCTTGTCCAGCGGCAGCCAGTCGTCGACCTTGACGCAGGACAGCTCCGAGACGGTGGCACGTTCGGCGAAGGCGCCGAGCATGCAGAAGCCGCCGATGTCACCCAGTTCCGGGTCGTGCATCCGGAAGGTGCCGTCGGGCATGGAGCCCTCGAGGATGGTGGCACCGGAGTTGCAGAGGTTCTGCCGGCCGGTGGAGCAGTAGCGGCAGGTACCGCAGGCCGGGGTGAAGCTGCACACGACGTGGTCGCCGGGCGCGACCCTGGTGACCCCGGGACCGACCTGCTCGACGACACCGGCGGCCTCGTGACCGCCGACGATCGGGAACCGGACGACGTTGTCCCCGTCGACCATGTGCAGGTCCGAGTGGCACAGGCCGGCCGCCGACATCCGCAGCAGGACCTCGCCGGCGTGGGGCTCGTCGAGCTCGATCTCGCGGATCTCGAAGGGACGGTGGTACCCGGTCAGTACGGCGGCGCGGGTTCTCATGTCCGCTCCCGGACGAGGACGGGACTGCGGCGGGCGGCGCCCGCGCGCAGAACCGTCGTCACTCGGTGCGTGGTTCCGGTGAAGGTCATCGATGATCTCCGTAGATACTTGATACAAAATGAAGGACGCCGAGCGAGCTCGTCGAGCGACACACCAGCTCCGTGACCAGCCATCCAGGCGAACTAGCGGAGCGAGCGAGCAGAGAGTCACAGACGTCGGCCCGTCGGCGCAAGCTTGACTTTCGGATTTTTGTATCAAGAATCAAGGATGCCGCCCCGGCCGTCCGGTCGGTCGCTCGTCGTTCCTGGAGGCATCGATGCCGTCCACCGAGACCCCGCCGTCCACCGCTCCCCGCCCGTTCCGGGCGGGACTGCTCACCCTCGATCCGCCGCGCCTGCTGGGATCGCGGTGCACGGCCTGCGACAGCGCCGCGTTCCCCGCGCGCAGCTTCTGCCCGGCGTGCCGGGCGGCGACGGTCGACCCGGTCGAACTCTCGCCCGCCGGCCGCGTGCACTCGTTCACCGTCGTCCGCCAGGCGCCCCCGGGGACCGACGTGCCGTACACGCTGGCCTGGATCGACCTGCCCACCGACCGGGTCCGGCTGATGGCCCAGGTCGTCGGCGTGCCGCCGGAGTCGGTCGCGCTGGACATGCCGGTGGAGCTGGAGCAGGCCCCCTTCGGCGTCGACGAGGACGGTGCGGAGCTGGTGGGGTACCGCTTCCGCGCCGCGACCGGGGTGCCGGCATGAGCCCGGCCCCGGCCCACGTCGCCGGCGTCGGGATGAACCGCTTCGGCAGGTACCCCGCCGAGGTGACCCTGGAGTCGATGGCCGTCACCGCGGCCCGGGCGGCCCTCGCCGACGCCGGGGCCGGGCCCGCGTCGGTCGACGCCCTCCACGTCGGCCACGTCTTCGGCGGGCCGGTGGCCGGTCAGCGGATCGCGGCCCAGCTCGGCCTCGACGGGCGTCCGGTGTCCAACCACGAGAACTACTGCGCCAGCGGTGCGACCGCGATCCGCGAGGCGTGGGTGGCGCTCTCCGCCGGCCTGCACGACGTCGTCCTGGTGATCGGGGTGGAGAAGATGACCGACCGGATCGCCGGCGGGGTCCGCCCCGATCCGGGCGACCTCGACGCGGCCGTCGGTTTCGTGATGGCGGCCGGTCACGCGATGAGCGCCCGCCGCTACATGGCCGACCACGGGGCCACCCGGGAGCAGATCGCGGCGGTGGCGGTGAAGAACCACGCCCACTCCGTGCACAACCCCTTCGCCCAGTACCGCAAGCCGATCTCGCTGGCCCAGGTCCTGTCGGCACGGCCGATCGCCGAGCCGCTCGGGCTGCTCGACTGCAGCCCGATCTCCGACGGCGCCGCCGCGGTGCTGCTCTGCACCCGCGCCGGCCTGCGCAGGCTGGGGCTCGGTGCCACCGGTCCCCGGGTGCGCGCCGTCGGGCTGGTCAGCGGTTCGGTGCAGACCGGCCTCGGCGACCTCAACGCCGAGGACGTCTCCCGCCGCGCCGGGCAGGAGGCGTGGCGCCTGTCCTCGGTCGGACCGGACGACGTCGACGTCGACGAGATGCACGACTGCTTCACGATCGCGGAGATCGTCCGCATGGAGGGACTGGGCCTGGTCCCGCGCGGGCGGGGCGCCGCCTGGGCCGCGGAGGGGGCGACCGCCCTCGGGGGCCGGCTGCCGGTCAACCCGAGCGGGGGGCTGCTGTCACGCGGCCACCCCGTCGGTGCGACGGGTGCGGCGCAGGTCTGCGAGCTCACCTGGCAGCTGCGCGGCACGGCCGGTGGCCGGCAGGTCGACGGGGCCCGCACGGGACTGGCCTACTGCAAGGGCGGCACGGTCAACGGCACCGACGGCGGGTCGGTCACCACGGTGGTGATGACGGCATGAGATCCACCGACAGCGCCGTCAGCGCCGACAGCGCCGTCGTCCGGGGCGACGGCGAGCTCGCCCCCGCCGTCCGGGACGCGCTGGGCCGGGTCGTTCCGGCCGTCCCGGCCGCGGTCCTCGTACCGCGGCTGCCCGCGCCGGGACCGCTCGCCGACCTGACCGACGCCCTGCTGACGAGCGAGGTCACCGACGTCCTCGACTCGGTCCTCACCGATGTCCGGACGGTCCTCGACGGCGTCGGCCGCCTCGTGTTCGTGCTGCCCCACGACCCGCTGATGGGGGCACCGGGAGCGACCGCCGCGTCCGCCGTGGCGAACGGCGTGCTCTCGATGGCCCGCACGCTGGCCATCGAGCTCGCCCGGGACGCGATCACGGTCAACGTCGTCGCCGTCGACGCGGCCGCGCCCGCGGTCGCGGCCCTCGCCGGCCAGCTCGCCGTGCTGACCGGGGACGCCGGCGACGCCGTCACCGGCCAGGAGATCTACCTGACCGCCGGCACCGACCTGGGGAGGCTGCGCCCGTGAGCAGGACCGCACTGGTCACCGGAGGGGCCGGCGGCATCGGACGCGCGGTGTGCGCCCGGCTCGCCGCCGAGGGCGACACCGTGCTGCTCGCCGACCTCGATCCGGGCGCCGTGGCCGACGCCGCGTCCGCGATCGGGGCCGGGGTCGTCCCCTGGGCGCTGGACGTCGCCGACGCCGGATCCCGCCGGGCGGCGGTGGCCCGGGCCGGCGAACTGGGCGGGGTGGATCTCCTGGTCAACTGCGCCGGGGTGCTGCGCGACGCCCGGATCCGCACGCTGGAGCCGAGCACCTTCCGCCGGCTGATCGAGATCAACCTCGTCGGCCCGCTGGCGTTGACCCGGCTCGCCGCCGGCGGGATGGCCGAGCGCGGGCGGGGTGCGGTCGTCAACGTCGCCTCGCGGGCCTGGCTGGGCACGTTCGGCTCGACCGCCTACTCGACCGCGAAGGGCGGGCTGATCGGCGCGACGCGCTCGCTGGCGCTCGAGCTGGGGCCGCGGGGGATCACGGTCAACGCGGTGGCCCCGGGGTTCGTCGAGACCCCGATGACCGACGGGCTGCCGGCCGAGATCCGCCGCCGGAGCATCGCCGCGATCCCGGTCGGACGGGCCGGGACGCCCGAGGACGCCGCCGCCGCGGTCGCCTACCTCGCCGGCGCCGGCTACGTCACCGGGCAGGTGCTCGTCGCCTGCGGCGGCCGCAGCATCGGCGCCCCGTACGCGGCGGGACGGTCCTGATGGCCGGGCAGGCACCGGACGGGCCGCTGCACGGCGTCCGGGTCGTCGAGTTCGCCGGCCTGGGACCGGGCCCGTTCGCCGCGATGCTGCTCGCCGACGCCGGGGCCGACGTCATCCGGGTCGACCGCCCGGCCGGACCGGTGGACGGCGGCGCCCTGACCCGCGGGCGGCCGTGGGTCGGTCTCGACCTCAAGTCCGGTTCCGGGCACGCGACTGCGCTGGCGCTGGTCCGCAGCGCCGACGTGCTGATCGAGGGCTTCCGTCCCGGTGTCATGGAACGTCTCGGGCTGGGGCCCGAGACGTGCCTGGCCCGCAACCCACGACTGGTCTACGGGCGGATGACCGGCTGGGGCCAGGACGGCCCGCGGGCCCGCGAGGCCGGGCACGACATCAACTACCTCGCGGTGACCGGCGCACTGCGGTCCATCTCGCGGCGCGGCGAGGCACCGGTCCCGCCGCTGAACCTGGTCGGCGACTACGGCGGCGGGGGATGCTGCTCGCCTTCGGTATCACCACCGCCCTGCTCGAACGCCACGCGAGCGGGCGCGGCCAGGTCGTCGACGCCGCGATGACCGACGGGATCAGCCTGTTGATGACCGGGATCTGGAGCCGGGCCGCGCAGGGCCGCTGGTC harbors:
- a CDS encoding NDMA-dependent alcohol dehydrogenase, with product MRTRAAVLTGYHRPFEIREIELDEPHAGEVLLRMSAAGLCHSDLHMVDGDNVVRFPIVGGHEAAGVVEQVGPGVTRVAPGDHVVCSFTPACGTCRYCSTGRQNLCNSGATILEGSMPDGTFRMHDPELGDIGGFCMLGAFAERATVSELSCVKVDDWLPLDKAVLVGCGVPTGWGSAVNAGGVRPGDTVVVYGLGGVGMNALQGAAHAGAKYVIGVDPVEFKRTTALGFGVTHVFATAEEAATATRELTWGEGADQAICTVGVMTEQVVSDAFGVIGKGSTVVVTGVADPAELTVHVSGSDLVFNQKTIKGTLFGSSNPQYDIVRMLRLYDAGRLKLDELVTRTYTLDQINEGYQDLRDGTIVRGVIDYSPGVRGRE
- a CDS encoding Zn-ribbon domain-containing OB-fold protein, whose product is MPSTETPPSTAPRPFRAGLLTLDPPRLLGSRCTACDSAAFPARSFCPACRAATVDPVELSPAGRVHSFTVVRQAPPGTDVPYTLAWIDLPTDRVRLMAQVVGVPPESVALDMPVELEQAPFGVDEDGAELVGYRFRAATGVPA
- a CDS encoding thiolase family protein, with protein sequence MSPAPAHVAGVGMNRFGRYPAEVTLESMAVTAARAALADAGAGPASVDALHVGHVFGGPVAGQRIAAQLGLDGRPVSNHENYCASGATAIREAWVALSAGLHDVVLVIGVEKMTDRIAGGVRPDPGDLDAAVGFVMAAGHAMSARRYMADHGATREQIAAVAVKNHAHSVHNPFAQYRKPISLAQVLSARPIAEPLGLLDCSPISDGAAAVLLCTRAGLRRLGLGATGPRVRAVGLVSGSVQTGLGDLNAEDVSRRAGQEAWRLSSVGPDDVDVDEMHDCFTIAEIVRMEGLGLVPRGRGAAWAAEGATALGGRLPVNPSGGLLSRGHPVGATGAAQVCELTWQLRGTAGGRQVDGARTGLAYCKGGTVNGTDGGSVTTVVMTA
- a CDS encoding SDR family NAD(P)-dependent oxidoreductase — protein: MSRTALVTGGAGGIGRAVCARLAAEGDTVLLADLDPGAVADAASAIGAGVVPWALDVADAGSRRAAVARAGELGGVDLLVNCAGVLRDARIRTLEPSTFRRLIEINLVGPLALTRLAAGGMAERGRGAVVNVASRAWLGTFGSTAYSTAKGGLIGATRSLALELGPRGITVNAVAPGFVETPMTDGLPAEIRRRSIAAIPVGRAGTPEDAAAAVAYLAGAGYVTGQVLVACGGRSIGAPYAAGRS